A window of Solea solea chromosome 18, fSolSol10.1, whole genome shotgun sequence contains these coding sequences:
- the c18h14orf180 gene encoding nutritionally-regulated adipose and cardiac enriched protein homolog isoform X2, whose product MLNRGREGLFELGQQLQQQGEYQAALHCFLSCLLGLTHVQSFTSLPNCLHQIAELFITEKNYGKALQFIQAEKMFYEVALIELTAVHGSTGPQEEATLGSAGWTTPEELSEQASQAQHLERLAQLCIMSKQPHLALEYSGKATKIHQRAFGNDHPITARSLELMATVYAEIGKTEYSDSLGQCVSALSKRFAAAESIRDTVNCLPHSHREKHSEVRHRKDTHHQQEDTPKPKVTNGKVPTSILKRPSLSCGTDTEVNHRRRSERRVRFREPETTVHAYETTPSRPHLVLFTCLFLLMSFLGVAMYCTDRRRPQRACEELEAALAVYLLHMKQLLWGCWIWLTMQ is encoded by the exons ATGCTGAACAGGGGGAGGGAGGGCCTGTTTGAGCTGggacagcagctccagcagcagggGGAGTACCAGGCCGCCCTGCACTGCTTCCTCAGCTGCCTGCTGGGACTGACCCATGTGCAGAGCTTCACCTCTCTGCCCAACTGTCTACACCAG ATCGCGGAGCTCTTCATCACAGAAAAGAACT ATGGGAAGGCCCTCCAGTTCATCCAGGCTGAAAAAATGTTCTATGAGGTGGCATTGATCGAGCTCACGGCTGTCCACGGAAGTACAG GGCCTCAGGAGGAGGCTACACTGGGCTCCGCAGGATGGACAACCCCAGAGGAGCTTTCGGAGCAGGCCTCCCAAGCTCAGCACCTGGAGCGGCTGGCTCAGCTCTGCATCATGAGCAAACA GCCTCACCTTGCTCTGGAATACAGCGGTAAG GCCACAAAGATCCACCAGAGGGCCTTTGGTAATGACCACCCCATTACTGCCCGGAGCCTCGAGCTCATGGCCACCGTCTATGCTGAGATTGGCAAGACTGAGTATTCAG ACTCGCTGGGTCAGTGTGTGTCGGCACTGTCCAAGCGCTTCGCCGCTGCAGAGTCCATCAGAGACACCGTCAACTGTCTTCCTCATTCCCACCGGGAGAAACACTCGGAGGTCCGCCACAGAAAGGACACCCACCACCAACAGGAGGACACGCCAAAACCTAAG gtaaCCAACGGCAAAGTCCCCACCTCCATTCTCAAGAGGCCAAGCCTCAGCTGCgggacagacacagaggtgaACCACCGACGGAGAAGCGAGCGGAGAGTTCGATTCCGAGAGCCAGAGACCACGGTACACG CCTATGAGACGACACCGTCCCGCCCTCACCTCGTCCTCTTCACTTGCCTCTTCCTGCTGATGTCATTCCTGGGCGTGGCCATGTACTGCACAGACCGCCGGCGTCCACAGCGAGCGTGCGAGGAGCTGGAGGCTGCGTTAGCCGTCTACCTGCTCCATATGAAACAGCTGCTGTGGGGCTGCTGGATATGGCTGACCATGCAGTGA
- the c18h14orf180 gene encoding nutritionally-regulated adipose and cardiac enriched protein homolog isoform X1, with amino-acid sequence MLNRGREGLFELGQQLQQQGEYQAALHCFLSCLLGLTHVQSFTSLPNCLHQIAELFITEKNYGKALQFIQAEKMFYEVALIELTAVHGSTGPQEEATLGSAGWTTPEELSEQASQAQHLERLAQLCIMSKHSTNKRSGLMVPFSVHVPLRPHLALEYSGKATKIHQRAFGNDHPITARSLELMATVYAEIGKTEYSDSLGQCVSALSKRFAAAESIRDTVNCLPHSHREKHSEVRHRKDTHHQQEDTPKPKVTNGKVPTSILKRPSLSCGTDTEVNHRRRSERRVRFREPETTVHAYETTPSRPHLVLFTCLFLLMSFLGVAMYCTDRRRPQRACEELEAALAVYLLHMKQLLWGCWIWLTMQ; translated from the exons ATGCTGAACAGGGGGAGGGAGGGCCTGTTTGAGCTGggacagcagctccagcagcagggGGAGTACCAGGCCGCCCTGCACTGCTTCCTCAGCTGCCTGCTGGGACTGACCCATGTGCAGAGCTTCACCTCTCTGCCCAACTGTCTACACCAG ATCGCGGAGCTCTTCATCACAGAAAAGAACT ATGGGAAGGCCCTCCAGTTCATCCAGGCTGAAAAAATGTTCTATGAGGTGGCATTGATCGAGCTCACGGCTGTCCACGGAAGTACAG GGCCTCAGGAGGAGGCTACACTGGGCTCCGCAGGATGGACAACCCCAGAGGAGCTTTCGGAGCAGGCCTCCCAAGCTCAGCACCTGGAGCGGCTGGCTCAGCTCTGCATCATGAGCAAACA ctcTACAAACAAAAGAAGTGGTTTAATGGTGCCTTTTTCCGTTCATGTTCCTCTCAGGCCTCACCTTGCTCTGGAATACAGCGGTAAG GCCACAAAGATCCACCAGAGGGCCTTTGGTAATGACCACCCCATTACTGCCCGGAGCCTCGAGCTCATGGCCACCGTCTATGCTGAGATTGGCAAGACTGAGTATTCAG ACTCGCTGGGTCAGTGTGTGTCGGCACTGTCCAAGCGCTTCGCCGCTGCAGAGTCCATCAGAGACACCGTCAACTGTCTTCCTCATTCCCACCGGGAGAAACACTCGGAGGTCCGCCACAGAAAGGACACCCACCACCAACAGGAGGACACGCCAAAACCTAAG gtaaCCAACGGCAAAGTCCCCACCTCCATTCTCAAGAGGCCAAGCCTCAGCTGCgggacagacacagaggtgaACCACCGACGGAGAAGCGAGCGGAGAGTTCGATTCCGAGAGCCAGAGACCACGGTACACG CCTATGAGACGACACCGTCCCGCCCTCACCTCGTCCTCTTCACTTGCCTCTTCCTGCTGATGTCATTCCTGGGCGTGGCCATGTACTGCACAGACCGCCGGCGTCCACAGCGAGCGTGCGAGGAGCTGGAGGCTGCGTTAGCCGTCTACCTGCTCCATATGAAACAGCTGCTGTGGGGCTGCTGGATATGGCTGACCATGCAGTGA
- the LOC131445035 gene encoding transmembrane protein 179-like: MALDNLIFAQCILYFLAFVFGFIAVVPLSENTEDFGGKCLLFTRGMWQNENITVSKQRFIVEEWGPESSCSFITFVGIASLILSAVQAWRLLFFLCKGHDDSIFNAFLNLLISSLVVFTVFLSSTIVSVGFNLWCDAVTESGTMPSSCEELQDTDLELGLDNSAFYDQFAIAQFGLWAAWLTWLGISVIAFLKVYHNYRQEDLLDSLIHERDLLLGRSSRSRSDLKTGLL, translated from the exons atggcCCTGGACAATTTAATTTTCGCCCAGTGCATCCTTTACTTTCTAGCCTTCGTGTTCGGCTTCATCGCCGTGGTGCCGCTGTCGGAGAACACGGAGGACTTCGGCGGGAAATGCCTGCTCTTCACGCGCGGCATGTGGCAAAACGAGAACATCACCGTGTCGAAGCAGCGCTTCATCGTGGAGGAGTGGGGACCCGAGTCCTCCTGCAGCTTCATCACTTTCGTCGGGATAGCGTCCCTCATCCTGTCCGCAGTGCAGGCGTGGAGGCTGCTCTTCTTCCTGTGCAAAGGACACGACGA ctccatcttcaacgcTTTCCTCAACCTGCTGATCAGCTCTCTGGTGGTGTTCACCGTCTTCCTGTCCAGCACCATCGTCAGCGTGGGTTTCAACCTGTGGTGCGACGCCGTCACCGAGAGCGGCACCATGCCCAGCAG CTGCGAGGAGCTGCAGGACACTGATCTAGAGCTCGGCCTGGACAACTCTGCTTTTTATGACCAGTTTGCTATCGCTCAG tttGGCCTGTGGGCTGCCTGGCTCACCTGGCTCGGCATCTCGGTGATCGCCTTCCTGAAAGTCTACCACAACTACAGACAAGAGGACCTGCTGGACAGCCTGATCCACGAGAGGGACTTGCTGCTCGGCCGCTCCTCACGCAGCCGCTCCGACCTCAAGACCGGCCTGCTCTAG
- the LOC131444760 gene encoding photoreceptor outer segment membrane glycoprotein 2-like: MAVLRVKFTKTKRDKLAQVLWILNWISVVTGAILFSLGLFLKVEINKRVEVMAERDIQYMPNMLIAVGLIACAINFLGGKICYDCVDSTKFLRWKLIMLPYIICTFFFTFCVLVGALMCYSMRGELEESLNLGLTEAMKFYKDTDTPGRCFLKRTMDILQIEFKCCGNSGYRDWFQMQWISNRYLDMSQKEVVDRLRSNVEGKYLMDAVPFSCCNVNSPRPCIQTQITNNSAHFSYEHQTEELNLWMKGCRQALLEHYNYIMQSIGLAVLITWLFELSVLTGVRYLQTSLENVLRQGDPNSESDGWLLENSFMETARINLNIIKSLGKSNQIDEANNGDPNINVPSTSKAHYGPDNVPPKQMSESS; this comes from the exons ATGGCGGTCTTGAGAGTGAAGTTCACCAAGACCAAGAGGGACAAGTTGGCCCAGGTGCTGTGGATCCTCAACTGGATCTCCGTGGTGACGGGAGccatcctcttcagtctggggCTTTTCCTCAAGGTGGAGATCAACAAGCGAGTAGAGGTGATGGCTGAGAGGGACATCCAGTACATGCCCAACATGCTCATCGCCGTGGGCCTCATCGCCTGTGCCATCAACTTCCTGGGTGGGAAGATCTGCTACGACTGCGTGGACAGCACCAAGTTCTTGCGCTGGAAGCTGATCATGCTCCCCTACATCATATGCACCTTCTTCTTCACCTTCTGCGTGCTGGTGGGCGCTCTGATGTGCTACAGCATGCGCGGGGAGCTGGAGGAGTCTCTGAACCTGGGCCTGACTGAGGCCATGAAGTTTTACAAGGACACGGACACGCCGGGGAGATGTTTCCTCAAGCGCACCATGGACATCCTGCAGATAGAGTTCAAGTGCTGCGGCAACAGTGGCTACAGAGACTGGTTTCAAATGCAGTGGATCAGTAACCGGTACCTGGACATGTCTCAGAAAGAGGTGGTGGA ccgaTTAAGGAGTAACGTGGAGGGGAAGTACCTGATGGACGCCGTCCCCTTCAGCTGCTGCAACGTTAACTCCCCGCGGCCCTGCATCCAAACGCAGATCACCAACAACTCGGCCCACTTCAGCTACGAGCACCAGACGGAGGAGCTGAACCTGTGGATGAAAGGCTGTCGACAGGCGCTGCTGGAACACTACAACTACATCATGCAGTCCATCGGCCTCGCCGTCCTCATCACCTGGCTGTTTGAG CTGTCAGTGCTGACAGGAGTCCGTTACCTTCAAACGTCCCTGGAAAACGTGCTGCGGCAGGGAGATCCCAACTCCGAGTCCGACGGCTGGCTGCTGGAAAACAGCTTCATGGAAACGGCGCGCATTAACCTGAACATCATCAAGAGCCTGGGCAAGAGCAACCAGATAGACGAAGCCAACAATGGAGACCCCAATATCAATGTCCCGTCCACTTCCAAAGCACACTATGGGCCAGACAATGTGCCACCAAAGCAGATGAGTGAATCCAGTTGA